The Zingiber officinale cultivar Zhangliang chromosome 9A, Zo_v1.1, whole genome shotgun sequence genome window below encodes:
- the LOC122019132 gene encoding protein HESO1-like, which translates to MKAHKMLADRCAGFLAHVVRSQRYTLLAKDGVVKVLNLEDGGLASSVVYIPNARVPLLKYISRHHNISFDVSVNNHLGVMKSNVLKCLSEIDDHFRDMVLVLKEWTKAQDINDPKSGSLSSYALCLLVIFNFQTCEPPIFPPLRAIINEERISDRGWTNFSGSPFEDVCFANIQRFRSSRIINQSSLAQLLLSFFDKFSDIRTSGSDYSIATYEGQQKSHHFCRSQPLIIEDTFEQMENAARTVRWVELPKISNAF; encoded by the exons ATGAAGGCTCATAAAATGTTAGCCGACAGATGtgctgggtttctagctcatgtggttagaTCCCAGCGCTATACGTTGCTGGCAAAAGATGGAGTTGTCAAAGTGCTCAACTTGGAGGATGGAG GTCTTGCTAGTTCTGTTGTGTACATTCCAAATGCAAGAGTTCCTCTGCTTAAATACATTAGCAGGCATCataatatttcttttgatgtctcCGTTAATAATCATCTTGGTGTAATGAAGTCCAACGTTCTTAAATGTCTATCTGAAATAGATGACCATTTCCGTGACATGGTTTTAGTG CTGAAGGAGTGGACTAAAGCACAAGATATTAATGATCCAAAGTCTGGGAGTTTAAGTTCCTATGCCCTTTGTTTGTTGGTTATCTTCAATTTTCAG ACCTGCGAACCACCAATTTTCCCACCATTGCGAGCaataattaatgaagaaagaaTTTCTGATAGAG GATGGACTAACTTCTCTGGGAGTCCTTTTGAGGATGTGTGTTTCGCAAATATACAGAGGTTCAGATCTAGCAGAATCATAAACCAAAGCTCTCTTGCTCAACTTTTGTTGTCCTTTTTCGACAAG TTTTCAGATATTAGAACTTCTGGTTCAGATTATAGCATCGCGACATATGAAGGACAACAAAAAAGCCATCATTTTTGTAGATCACAGCCCCTGATT ATAGAGGATACTTTCGAGCAAATGGAAAATGCTGCTAGAACAGTCCGCTGGGTTGAACTACCTAAGATATCAAATGCATTTTAG